From the genome of Vicia villosa cultivar HV-30 ecotype Madison, WI linkage group LG2, Vvil1.0, whole genome shotgun sequence, one region includes:
- the LOC131652642 gene encoding pentatricopeptide repeat-containing protein At5g02860-like, with protein sequence MEMVGNLSLPLLLPNPPPSVSASASTSKPSSITTLVINDFNSTSHSRTRMSIGKSSPDPNFDKPWSNHHLSSSGQHILNTLLHSPADSIQLDNILGPLFTQPHPHPTLLSRDILAIIKALGFEKKSELALAVFDWVRNQQGCANLLTGSAIAVIVNILGKAGRVSSAASLLRTLENDGFEIDVYAYTCLITAYASKGRYSDAVAVFNKMKRDDCSPNLITYNSILSVYGKMGMPWSRVKALFDSMKMNGVAPDLYTYNTLITCCRRGSLYHEAVNVFDKIKMAGFVPDRVTYNALLDVFAKSRRPEEALQVLKDMESNGFSASIITYNSLIFAYVRGGLLEEALRLKSQMVEKGIMPDIFTYTTLFSGFEKAGKDEFAFEVYKEMKAAGCKVNICIFNALIKMHGNRGKFVEMMKVFEDIKECGCSPDIVTWNTLLAVFGQNQLDSEVAGVFKELKRSGFVPERDTFNTLISAYSRCGSFDQAMAVYKSMLEAGVSPDLSTYNAVLAALARGGFWEQSEKIIAEMKDGGCKPNELTYSSLLNAYANGKEIEKMKALGEEIYDGSIEPHPVLLKTLVLVSSKSDLLMETEHAFLELRKRGITPALTTLNAMISIYGRKQVVSKANEILGFIYANGFTPSLTTYNSLMYMYIRSEKFQKSEEILREILKKGMKPDKISYNTVIYAYCKNGRMKEALRIFSEMKDSALVPNVVTYNTFVTTYAADSMFVEAIDVIRYMIKQGCRPDQNTYNSVVDWYCKHNRIDEVNSFVKNLGNIDPQVSKEEKSRLLERMARELP encoded by the coding sequence aTGGAAATGGTAGGAAACCTATCTCTTCCATTACTCCTCCCAAACCCACCACCCTCCGTCTCCGCCTCCGCCTCCACTTCCAAACCCTCCTCAATAACCACTCTTGTCATCAATGACTTCAATTCCACCTCACACTCCCGAACCCGTATGTCCATCGGAAAATCCTCCCCCGACCCCAACTTCGACAAGCCATGGTCCAACCACCACCTTTCTTCCTCAGGTCAGCATATTCTCAACACCTTACTCCACTCTCCCGCCGATTCCATTCAACTCGATAATATCCTAGGTCCCCTTTTCACCCAACCACATCCACATCCCACTCTTTTATCTCGTGATATTCTCGCCATAATCAAAGCcttagggtttgaaaaaaaatcCGAACTCGCTCTCGCCGTTTTTGATTGGGTTCGCAACCAGCAAGGCTGTGCTAATCTTTTAACCGGTTCTGCAATTGCTGTTATAGTTAACATTCTTGGAAAAGCCGGCCGGGTTTCATCCGCGGCGTCTTTGCTTCGAACTCTTGAGAATGATGGGTTTGAGATTGATGTTTATGCTTATACTTGTTTGATAACTGCTTATGCTAGTAAGGGGAGGTACAGTGATGCTGTTGCTGTGTTCAATAAGATGAAACGAGATGATTGTAGCCCTAATCTCATTACTTATAATTCCATATTGAGTGTTTATGGAAAAATGGGTATGCCGTGGTCTCGTGTTAAGGCTCTTTTTGATTCTATGAAAATGAATGGAGTTGCTCCTGATTTGTATACTTACAATACACTTATCACTTGTTGTCGTCGGGGTTCTCTATATCATGAAGCTGTTAATGTGTTTGATAAGATTAAGATGGCGGGGTTTGTTCCTGATAGGGTTACTTATAATGCGTTGTTAGATGTTTTTGCAAAGTCTAGACGCCCCGAGGAGGCTTTGCAGGTGCTTAAAGATATGGAAAGTAATGGCTTCTCTGCATCCATTATTACTTATAACTCGTTGATATTTGCTTATGTTAGAGGGGGTTTGTTAGAGGAAGCATTGCGGCTTAAAAGTCAAATGGTGGAGAAAGGGATTATGCCGGATATTTTTACCTACACCACACTTTTCTCAGGGTTTGAGAAGGCTGGGAAAGATGAGTTTGCTTTTGAAGTCTATAAAGAAATGAAAGCTGCGGGATGCAAGGTTAATATTTGCATCTTTAATGCTCTTATCAAGATGCATGGTAATCGTGGAAAGTTTGTGGAAATGATGAAGGTTTTTGAGGATATCAAGGAATGTGGGTGCTCTCCTGATATTGTTACTTGGAACACACTTTTGGCTGTGTTTGGACAGAATCAACTGGACTCTGAAGTAGCAGGAGTGTTTAAAGAGTTGAAGAGGTCGGGGTTTGTGCCTGAGAGGGACACCTTCAACACTTTAATTAGTGCGTACAGTAGATGTGGTTCATTCGATCAAGCAATGGCTGTTTATAAAAGCATGCTGGAAGCTGGAGTGTCTCCTGATCTCTCTACCTATAATGCTGTTCTAGCCGCCTTGGCTCGAGGTGGGTTTTGGGAACAATCAGAGAAAATTATTGCTGAAATGAAGGATGGTGGGTGTAAACCTAATGAGCTGACATACTCTTCTCTGCTTAATGCCTATGCCAATGGTAAGGAGATTGAAAAGATGAAAGCACTTGGTGAGGAGATTTACGATGGCTCTATTGAACCACATCCTGTTCTGTTGAAAACACTTGTTCTAGTAAGTAGCAAGAGTGATCTCCTAATGGAGACAGAACACGCTTTTTTAGAATTAAGGAAAAGAGGAATTACACCTGCCCTGACTACTCTGAATGCAATGATTTCAATATATGGGAGGAAGCAGGTGGTCTCCAAGGCCAATGAGATTTTGGGCTTCATCTATGCGAACGGTTTTACTCCAAGTTTGACTACATACAATAGCTTGATGTATATGTACATCCGTTCTGAAAAGTTCCAAAAATCAGAAGAAATCTTAAGGGAAATTCTGAAGAAAGGTATGAAACCAGATAAAATTTCATATAATACTGTTATTTACGCATACTGCAAAAATGGCAGGATGAAGGAGGCTTTGAGGATATTTTCCGAAATGAAAGATTCGGCACTAGTTCCAAATGTTGTAACTTACAACACATTTGTTACAACTTATGCCGCTGACTCAATGTTTGTTGAGGCTATTGATGTTATTCGATACATGATCAAGCAGGGATGTAGGCCAGACCAGAATACGTATAACTCCGTTGTTGATTGGTATTGCAAGCACAATCGAATAGACGAGGTAAACAGTTTTGTGAAAAACCTCGGTAATATTGACCCGCAGGTTTCCAAGGAGGAGAAAAGTAGGTTACTAGAGAGAATGGCAAGGGAATTGCCATGA